From the Bacteroidia bacterium genome, one window contains:
- a CDS encoding ATP-dependent Clp protease ATP-binding subunit, with protein MEAKFSPRVKDVISYSREEALRLGNDYIGTEHLLLGIIREGEGVAIKLLKGLKVDLNELRKTIEQSIAVPTKKINALTNIPLVKQAERALKITYLEAKLFKSPIIGTEHLLLSILKDEDNVATKALHRFHIDYELIKQELDVYNNNASPLDPKAEFPGSPTDDDGDEDSATFGSSTKKPSDSKSKTPVLDNFGRDLTKSAEDGKLDPIVGRDKEIERVSQILSRRKKNNPILIGEPGVGKSAIAEGLALRIVQRKVSRVLFNKRVVTLDLASLVAGTKYRGQFEERMKAVMNELEKSPDVILFIDEIHTIIGAGGASGSLDASNMFKPALARGEIQCIGATTLDEYRQYIEKDGALERRFQKVLIEPATIDETLQILHNIKSKYEDHHNVTYTDEAIKACVLLTARYISDRHLPDKAIDALDEAGSRVHITHINVPKDIIDIEKKLEGIKEEKNKVVRSQKYEEAAKLRDTERQLLEQLEIAKKHWEEDTKGHKETVTEDNVAEVVAMMTGVPVQRIAQNEGSRLVKMGDELKGKVIGQDEAIKKVVKAIQRNRAGLKDPNKPIGSFIFLGPTGVGKTQLAKILSHYLFDSDDALIRIDMSEYMEKFSVSRLVGAPPGYVGYEEGGQLTEKVRRKPYSVILLDEIEKAHPDVFNLLLQALDDGQLTDSLGRKVDFKNTIIIMTSNIGSRQLKDFGQGVGFATSAKTSTVDEHSKGVIESALKKAFAPEFLNRIDDVIVFNSLSSGDIHKIIDIELASLYGRINGLGYNIKISKEAKDFIADKGFDTQFGARPLKRAIQKYVEDPLAEEIIKSTLSEGDTIEVDLDKEKSEIKIKISKPKKKSKKED; from the coding sequence ATGGAAGCGAAATTTTCACCTCGAGTAAAAGACGTAATCAGCTATAGCCGTGAGGAAGCGCTGCGTTTGGGAAATGATTACATTGGTACGGAACATTTGTTACTTGGTATTATCCGCGAAGGCGAAGGCGTTGCCATTAAACTTTTAAAAGGGTTAAAAGTGGATTTAAACGAATTGCGCAAAACCATTGAACAATCCATTGCCGTGCCCACAAAAAAAATAAATGCGCTCACCAATATTCCTTTGGTAAAGCAAGCGGAAAGAGCTTTGAAAATAACCTATTTAGAAGCAAAGCTTTTTAAAAGTCCGATTATCGGAACGGAACATTTGTTGTTGTCTATCTTAAAGGACGAAGACAATGTAGCAACAAAAGCCCTGCACCGCTTTCATATTGATTACGAATTGATCAAACAAGAATTAGACGTATACAATAACAATGCTAGTCCGCTTGATCCAAAAGCAGAATTTCCAGGAAGTCCTACGGATGATGACGGAGATGAAGATTCTGCCACATTTGGAAGCAGCACTAAAAAACCGAGCGATTCAAAATCCAAAACGCCTGTATTGGATAATTTCGGTAGAGACCTTACTAAATCTGCAGAAGACGGAAAATTAGATCCGATTGTTGGTCGCGATAAAGAAATTGAACGCGTATCTCAAATATTAAGTAGAAGAAAAAAGAACAATCCTATTTTGATTGGCGAGCCAGGTGTTGGTAAATCTGCAATTGCAGAAGGATTAGCACTTCGTATCGTTCAACGAAAAGTATCTCGCGTATTGTTTAATAAACGCGTGGTAACGCTTGATTTAGCTTCGCTTGTAGCAGGTACAAAATACCGCGGTCAATTTGAAGAACGCATGAAAGCGGTGATGAACGAATTGGAAAAATCTCCAGACGTTATTTTATTTATTGATGAAATCCATACCATTATTGGTGCGGGCGGCGCATCCGGTTCTTTGGATGCCTCCAATATGTTTAAACCAGCTTTGGCAAGAGGCGAAATACAATGTATCGGTGCTACAACTTTAGATGAATATCGTCAATACATTGAGAAAGATGGCGCTTTGGAAAGACGTTTTCAAAAAGTATTGATAGAGCCTGCTACGATTGATGAAACGTTGCAAATTCTTCACAATATAAAATCGAAATACGAAGATCATCACAATGTTACTTATACAGACGAAGCGATTAAAGCATGTGTGTTGCTGACGGCAAGATATATCAGTGATCGCCATTTGCCGGATAAAGCGATTGATGCCTTGGACGAAGCGGGTTCTCGTGTTCACATCACACACATCAACGTTCCGAAAGATATCATCGATATCGAGAAAAAATTGGAAGGGATTAAAGAAGAAAAAAATAAAGTGGTGAGAAGTCAGAAGTACGAAGAGGCTGCGAAACTCAGAGATACCGAACGACAATTGCTCGAGCAATTAGAAATCGCTAAAAAGCATTGGGAAGAAGACACCAAAGGACATAAAGAAACCGTTACAGAAGACAATGTTGCAGAAGTTGTAGCAATGATGACAGGCGTTCCGGTGCAAAGAATTGCGCAAAACGAAGGTTCTCGATTGGTGAAAATGGGCGATGAATTAAAAGGAAAAGTAATCGGCCAAGACGAAGCAATTAAAAAAGTGGTGAAAGCAATTCAACGCAATCGTGCTGGATTGAAAGATCCGAATAAACCAATTGGATCCTTTATTTTCCTTGGTCCTACAGGAGTTGGAAAAACACAATTGGCAAAAATTTTATCTCATTATTTATTTGATAGTGACGATGCACTGATCCGAATTGACATGAGCGAATACATGGAAAAATTTTCTGTATCGCGCTTGGTGGGTGCACCTCCGGGATATGTTGGTTACGAAGAAGGCGGACAATTAACCGAAAAAGTAAGAAGAAAACCGTACTCGGTAATATTGTTAGACGAAATCGAAAAAGCACATCCGGATGTTTTTAATTTATTGCTGCAAGCCTTAGACGACGGTCAGTTGACAGATAGTTTAGGTAGAAAAGTAGATTTCAAAAACACCATTATTATCATGACTTCCAACATTGGTTCACGCCAATTAAAGGATTTCGGACAAGGTGTTGGTTTCGCAACTTCTGCAAAAACAAGCACGGTGGATGAACATTCGAAAGGTGTGATTGAAAGTGCTTTGAAAAAAGCATTTGCGCCCGAATTTTTAAATCGTATTGATGACGTAATTGTATTCAATTCATTGAGCAGTGGTGATATTCACAAAATCATCGACATTGAATTGGCGAGTTTGTACGGCAGAATAAATGGTTTAGGATACAATATCAAAATCAGTAAAGAAGCGAAAGATTTTATTGCCGATAAAGGTTTTGATACGCAATTTGGTGCGCGTCCGTTAAAACGTGCCATTCAAAAATATGTGGAAGATCCTTTGGCGGAAGAAATCATCAAATCCACGTTATCAGAGGGAGATACGATTGAAGTAGATTTGGATAAAGAAAAATCAGAAATCAAAATTAAAATTTCCAAACCGAAAAAGAAAAGTAAAAAAGAAGATTGA